In Clostridium swellfunianum, a genomic segment contains:
- a CDS encoding zinc-ribbon domain-containing protein — translation MADKNLVCKDCQKEFVFTEGEQAFYKEKGFENEPQRCPDCRRARKAERNNNRGFRR, via the coding sequence ATGGCAGATAAGAATTTAGTATGCAAAGATTGTCAAAAAGAATTCGTATTTACTGAAGGCGAGCAAGCTTTCTACAAAGAAAAGGGATTCGAGAACGAACCACAAAGATGCCCAGATTGTAGAAGAGCTAGAAAAGCTGAAAGAAACAACAATAGAGGATTTAGAAGATAA